One segment of Sylvia atricapilla isolate bSylAtr1 chromosome 8, bSylAtr1.pri, whole genome shotgun sequence DNA contains the following:
- the ALOX5 gene encoding polyunsaturated fatty acid 5-lipoxygenase encodes MPSYTVTVATGTQWFAGTDDYVYLTLQGTDGCSERHLLDKPFYNDFERGAVDSYDVTVEEDLGEIQLIKIEKRKYWYKDDWYLKYITVKTPVGDYLEFPCYRWITDEREVVLRDGRAKLPRDDKTQILKQHRRKELESRQKMYRWKEWHPGFPLSIDAHSHSELPRDIQFDNEKGIDFILNYTKAMENLYVNRFMHMFQSSWSDFADFERIFVRISNTISEYVMQHWREDFMFGYQFLNGCNPVLIRRCTEIPKKLPVTMDMVECSLERNLTLEEEVKQGNIFIVDYELLDGVDANKTDPCTIQYLAAPICLLYKNLEKKIVPIAIQLGQKPGPDNPIFLPSDATYDWLLAKIWVRSSDFHIHQTVTHLLRTHLVSEVFSIAMFRQLPAVHPLFKLLVPHMRFTIAINTKAREQLICECGLFDKANATGGGGHVQMVQKAMKDLTYSSLCFPAEMKAKGMDSKEDIPYYYYRDDGIKVWEAIKSFAEDVIHIYYESDEVVCEDVELQAFVKDIYVYGMRGVKASGFPKMIRTRETLAEYLTVIIFTTSAQHAAVNFGQYDWCSWIPNAPPTMRCPPPTEKGTVTIEQIVESLPDRGRSCWHLGAVWALSQFQDKELFLGMYPDEHFVERPVKEAMAKFRKNLDEIVNTITERNKNKKLPYYYLSPDRIPNSVAI; translated from the exons ATGCCGTCCTACACCGTCACGGTGGCCACGGGCACCCAGTGGTTCGCGGGCACCGACGACTACGTGTACCTGACCCTGCAGGGCACGGACGGCTGCAGCGAGAGGCACCTCCTGGACAAGCCCTTCTACAACGACTTCGAGCGCGGCGCG GTTGACTCCTATGATGTGACTGTGGAAGAAGACCTTGGAGAAATTCAGCTAATAAAAATTGAGAAACGAAAATACTGGTATAAGGATGACTGGTACCTTAAGTATATCACTGTTAAAACACCAGTGGGTGACTATTTGGAGTTCCCATGTTACCGCTGGATTACAGATGAAAGGGAAGTTGTCCTTCGAGATGGAAGAG CAAAGCTCCCCCGAGATGACAAGACTCAGATTCTCAAGCAGCACAGACGCAAAGAGCTCGAATCCCGTCAGAAAATGTACCG CTGGAAGGAGTGGCATCCAGGCTTTCCCCTGAGCATCGATGCCCATTCTCACAGTGAACTGCCTCGTGACATCCAGTTTGACAATGAGAAGGGAATTGACTTCATTCTGAACTACACGAAAGC gaTGGAGAATCTTTATGTCAACCGTTTCATGCACATGTTccagtcctcctggagtgatTTTGCAGATTTTGAGAGGATCTTTGTCAGAATCAGCAACACAATCTCTG aatATGTGATGCAACACTGGAGGGAAGATTTTATGTTTGGCTACCAGTTCCTGAatggatgcaatcctgtgctgATCCGGAGGTGCACAGAGATACCCAAGAAGCTGCCTGTGACCATGGATATGGTAGAATGCAGTCTGGAGAGGAACCTGACACTGGAGGAGGAAGTGAAG caaggaaacattttcattgtGGACTATGAGCTGCTTGATGGCGTGGATGCCAATAAAACAGACCCATGCACGATACAGTACTTGGCTGCACCCATCTGTCTGCTGTATAAgaatctggagaaaaaaattgtaccCATTGCAATCCAG CTTGGTCAAAAGCCTGGACCAGACAATCCCATCTTCCTTCCTTCAGATGCCACGTACGACTGGCTTCTAGCTAAAATTTGGGTCCGCTCGTCTGATTTCCACATCCACCAGACAGTGACCCACCTCTTACGGACACACTTAGTCTCAGAGGTGTTCAGCATAGCCATGTTCCGGCAGCTGCCTGCTGTACATCCCCTCTTCAAG CTCTTGGTGCCACACATGCGGTTCACAATAGCCATCAATACCAAAGCTCGAGAACAGCTTATCTGTGAATGTGGCCTTTTTGACAAG GCAAATGCTACGGGTGGAGGAGGACATGTACAAATGGTGCAGAAAGCAATGAAGGATCTGACTTATAGTTCCCTCTGTTTCCCTGCGGAGATGAAAGCTAAAGGAATGGACAGCAAAGAGGATATCCCCTACTACTATTACCGGGATGATGGCATTAAGGTCTGGGAAGCTATAAAGAG TTTTGCAGAGGATGTAATTCACATCTACTATGAGAGTGACGAGGTGGTGTGTGAGGATGTGGAACTCCAGGCCTTTGTCAAAGACATTTACGTCTATGGAATGAGGGGTGTGAAAGCCTCAG GATTCCCTAAGATGATCAGGACACGAGAGACACTAGCAGAGTATCTCACAGTGATCATATTCACTACATCGGCTCAACATGCAGCTGTGAATTTTGGTCAG TATGACTGGTGTTCCTGGATTCCCAATGCCCCACCAACAATGCGCTGCCCTCCTCCAACAGAAAAGGGGACAGTCACAATTGAGCAAATTGTGGAGAGTCTACCAGACAGGGGACGTTCTTGTTGGCATCTTGGAGCTGTCTGGGCCTTGAGCCAATTCCAGGACAAAGAA CTGTTCCTGGGTATGTACCCAGATGAACACTTCGTGGAGAGGCCGGTGAAAGAGGCTATGGCGAAATTCCGCAAGAATTTGGATGAGATTGTCAACACCATCACCGAGCGcaacaagaacaaaaagctTCCTTACTACTACCTATCCCCAGACCGTATTCCCAACAGTGTTGCTATTTGA